CTTGGTTGACCTCGGCAAACTCCCTGCGCAATCTTTCCTGCTGACGCATAGCCTGAATCAGGTACATGCCCTGGAGAGATTCGTTCAATTTTGCGTTTAGCTGGCTCAGTTTCCGCCGCGCAACGTGAAACACACGGCCGCTCCATTTTCGGTACAGCCCCATGCTAACCACGATGAGTGGGGCAAGGATGACACAAAGCAGTGCGAGGCGCACGTCCAGGTAAAACATCGCCACAAAAATGCCAACGAGCAGCATGGCATCTTTGACATAGGTGGAGAGGACCGTGACATAGAAGTCTTTGATTGCCTCCGTGTCATTGGTGATGCGGGAGACCAGCACACCGGTTGGAGTTCGGTCGAAAAAGGCCAAACCGAGCCGTTGCACTTTGCCGAAGACCTCGATGCGCAGTGCCTGAATCATCTTCAAGGCAGCGTTTTGGAACATCACGAGTTGCACGAAGTTCAGTCCTGCACTTGCCACCTGCAGCAGCAGGTACCCGACCGAGAGGAGTACAAGCGGCCGGACGGGAAAGCGCTGCGGGGTCAAGTAGTTGTCAATAAACTTCTGGATGAGCACAGGACCAAGGACATCAGCCGCGGTGCCGAGGCCGAGCAGAAGGAACGCCCAGGTCAACAGGCCCCGGTGCGGCCCAAGGTACCGAAGCAGTCTTCGGAACACGCCAGTGGGCGCGGATACAGCTGCCATTTGATCGACTTCTTTCATCACCGTACCGTCCCTCCTTGCTCAACCAGAGATTCCAGTTGCTGACGTTGGTACATGTCCTTGTACCATCCGTTCTCGGCAATTAACTCCTGATGCGTGCCCTGTTCGACGATTCTCCCGCCGTCAAGCACGATGATGAAGTCAGCGTGTTCGATGGTGCTCAGGCGGTGAGTGGCAATCAGTGTGGTGCGATCCGATCGGTTAGCCCGCAAACCTTCCAAAATCAGCTGTTCCGTCTTGGCGTCCACTGCAGACAGGCAATCGTCAAGGATGAGGATTTCTGCATTGACCAAAATGGCTCGCGCAATCGCGATGCGCTGCTTTTGTCCTCCTGACAAGGTGACACCTCGTTCGCCGACGATGGTTGCGTAGCCGGCTGGGAACTGTGTGATGTCGTCGTGAATGGCAGCAACCTTGGCTGCAGCCTGAACTTCAGGGAGCGTCGCACCTGGTCTGGCAAACGCGATGTTCTCGGCGATTGTGGCAGAAAACAAAAAGTGATCTTGTGGGACGTAGGCCATTCCTTCACGCAACCGGTCCAAACGGTAGTCGGTGATGATTCGCCTGCCAATGCGGATGGAACCGTCAGCAGCATCAAATTCGCGCATTAACAACTTAAACAAGGTGGTCTTTCCACTTCCTGTCCGTCCAACGATGCCAAGTGTTTGACCAGGCTCGATTTGAAGAAGGATGTCTCGCAGGAGCGGCGTCTCCTGGGTAGGGTAGTGGAATGAGTCAATGGAAAACTCGATGCGTCCACTCGGTACCTCATCGACGGCGTTTGGCCTGTCCGTAATGGCCGCCGGCGTTGCAAGGAGAGCACGCACCCTATCGTAGGAGGCGTGTCCACGCTCGACGATGTTGAAGAGCCACCCGAACGCCAGCATCGGCCAGATGAGTTGTCCAAGATACATGGTGAACGTCGTCAACTGGCCAATCGTCAGGTCATGATGGGTGACGAAGACAGCGCCAACGCTAATGGTGAGAAAGAACGAAATCCCAACAACCAGGGATATCGTCGGATCAAACAGTGCGTCAATCCGCGCGACAGCGATATTCTTGTTGACGACATCTTGTGAAAGGTCGCGGAAGTTTTCCTTTTCCACTTCCTCTTGTCCAAACGCCTTAATGACCCGGACGCCAGAGATGTTTTCCTGGACGCGGTCATTCAACTCTGAGAATGCGGCCTGAGCCTTGGTAAATCGCTCGTGCATCAGTCGTCCGTAATAGCTGGATGACCAGGCAATGATGGGCAGCGGCAGCAGTGCGGCGATGGTCAGTTTCCAATCGATGCTAATGGCCATCGTCACGATGACGGCCAGACCTGTCGCGATGGAGTCCACAAACGTCATGATTCCTTGCATGGCCGTCTGCTCAATGGCGGAAATATCGTTGGTGGAATGTGCCATTAGGTCACCAATTCGACGTTCATGATAAAACTCGGGCGACATTCGTGTAAAATGTTCATAGAGTTGATTGCGAAGCTGCGTCGCCAACCGGACCGCAGAGCCAAACAGCAAGATGCGCCAGAGGTAGCGGAGCACATATAGAAACAGCGAAATGGCGATGATGATGACACCCCATTCCAGCAAAAGCTTTGGGGTGAGGGTGTGGCGCCGAATATGATCGACGAGCATTCCCACGATTTGTGGCGGTATCAGATTGACAAGCGAGATGACCACCAACACGAGAATGCCGGACAAATATTTCCATTTGTGGGCTTTAAAGTACCACATGAGGTCAAGAAATACGCGCACGCGATTCGTCCTTTCCGGTACGTGATGGGCTCAAGAGGATGTCCATAGTGACCGCTGCTCTCTGTGGAGGTACAGCGACAGGGCTCATCGGACCGAGCGAACTACGTTCTATCATATACGAAGACTGACTCTGATTCACTTCCGTGACAATTACATCTGAGGATCCGTTTTACATCCCAGTATTTGTGCCGAAAGCGAGGAAACTCATTTATGTTTCAGGAACTGATTGACATTTCGATTTTGGACCTAATGACAGACGTCAACCGTGTTGCGTGTGTTGACCCTGAAAACTCACTCGAACACGCGTTATTGGTGCTTGTGAAGTCCGGGTATTCAGCAATACCTGTGTTAGATAGAAGCAGCGTCGTCCAAGGCACCATCAGCAAGACGCTGATTCTTGACTCCATTTTAGGACTAGAACGCATTGAGTTCGAGCACCTTGGAGAGCAGAAGGTCAGGGATGCGATGAACAAGGAAGTGACCAAGGTTCGAGCGAGTGACGCATTTGTTCGTGCACTCGAACTCGCCATCAACGCTCCGTTTTTGTGCGTTGAAGATGACGAGGGTCGATTCCTTGGAATTCTGACCCGAAGTGCCATGTTGAACCGCATCCACCGTTACGTCAGGACGGAACTGCACAGTTCATTTCGTCCAGCATCGAGTTAACAACAGGAGGTGAAGGTTGTGGGAGTACCAGACGATGCGATGGATACCCTGCGACAATGGGTTCGTGACAGCAGTAACATTACCGTCTTGACCGGAGCGGGCATCAGTACTGAGTCAGGTATTCCTGACTTCCGGTCGCCACAAGGGATTTGGGCTGACGAACAACTGATGGATGCAATGTCTAAATGGTACCTGGAGGAAAATCCGGAAGATTTTTGGACGAAGTACAAGTACGCTTTTCTTAGTGATGACTTGCTCAGGGCGGAACCGAACAGTGCCCATCTTGCGCTTGCGTGGCTTGAAGAACAGGGCAAACGGATGCGCATCTACACGCAAAATGTGGACGGTCTGCACCAGCAGGCAGGGAATAGACACGTATATGAGATGCATGGCAGTGTACGCAAAGCGCATTGCCCGATTTGCCATCGGTCCTATGATGTTGCGCACATCATGGCCGAAGAGGTGCCGTATTGCCGTGCGTATGACGTCAAAGGGACCGACTGCCACTACATTCTTCAGCCAGATACAGTGTTATTTGGGCAGGAGGTGCGGTATTTTCAGGAGGCAGCCTTTTCCATGATGGAGTCCGACCTTGTGCTGATTGTCGGGTCTTCCCTCACGGTTTATCCGGTCGCTGATTTGCCGCAGTTCGCTAAGCAGGGGCGTGCAAAAGTGGCCCTCGTCAACCTCGAGCGCACTGATTTTGACGGACTTGCGGATATCGTTATTCACGGCAAAGCTGGTGCAGTTTTGCCGGGCCTTTTGTGAGGTGTAAAGACTGTAATTTCAGAGATCCGTGGTGGAGGCGACCATATGGCCGCTTTCGTGCGGGCTGTTGAGGCCCTGTGGAAGTGGTATCGAGGGACATCAGCGCGGTTGAAACAGGGTTTCCTGCAGCATCATCCATTCTGCGTCCGATTCGATGTTCCGGTATTGCTCCGTTCCATCAGCTTGCCGTTCGACGCGCAGGAGGGCTACAAGATCTGAGTTTTCCAGACCGGAGAGAAGTACATATTCCTGCTGCATGACCGTTACCCGGTCGGAAATATAGAACGAATGGACAGCGCCAGACTCATCGCGCAGAGATACGACTTGCGGAATTGAGCAACCGCAGGTGTCTTTACCGCATGAACACGCCACTATGCAAGTCTCCTTTTCGGTTCGATGGGTTCCATTATATCACGGCTTCGCTTGGGATCCCTTGTACAGGTATAACCAGATTCCGCCGAGGGTCACCAGCCCACCCTGCATCTGGTATGCAAAAATTGGTTCGTGCAGCAGCCAGGCGGACAGCAAGATGGCGCCGATGGGCTCACCTAGAATCGTGACGGATACTGTCGTCGCGTTCACGTAGCGGAGAAGCCAATTAAACAGGGCGTGACCAAACAACGTCGGGACCAGGGCGAGAAGCAACAGCCAAAGCCAATCCATCGGGCGGTAGCCGTGAAAGGGAACTCCGGTCATCCCTGCGTACACCATAAGGCCTAATCCCGCGACGAAAAACACGCTCCAATTGTAGGCGGTGGAGGTCAGTCGAGCGCGCGCGTGTTGACCAACGAGCATGTAGCCGCTGACGCACAGGGTGCCGAGAAGAGAAAGCAGGTCGCCACGCAGAGCAGAGCTGCTGCCAAGCAGTGAAACACCGGCGAGGTGCGATGTCACGTGCGTTCGCGCGTCGTCGCCAATCGCAATCACAGCTGTGCCAAGGAGAGCAAGGATTAGACTGATGACCCGTTGTCGCGACAAGCGCTCATGGAACGCAAAGTACGCCGCGATACCGACAAAGGCTGGTTGCAGTGTCGTGATAATCATGGAGCTTGCGACACTCGTCTCTTTCAGGGAAGCTATCCAGAAGAGAAAATGCATGCCGAGCAGCAGCCCTGAAGCCACGAGCGCGAGCAGGTCGCGCTTTGACAGCGCGCGAAGGGCTAGTCGCTGGCGGGCGGACAAGAGCGTGAACGGACTTAGGAGCGCGACGGTTATCAGCAACCGATACATACCTATCGCTGCGGCCGGGACTTGGCACACCTTTATCAAAATTGCGGAAAAGGAAACCGCGGCGACGCCGACAAATAGGGGCAGGGACGGAAACAACGGGTTTCGTCGATGCTCGTGTTGCGGGTGATAGTGGCTGTCGGTGGATATGAGGTTCGCGTCTTGACTGTTCGTGAGGACCCCGTCGCCGTCAGGGCGCATCTCACGGTTGTCTAGGGAGCCATGGCTCAAGCGCGTACTGCTGGCTGGCGGATGCTTTGTGAACATAGGGACCTCTCACTGTCTTCTCGGAATGTTGGACTAGCCTGGCCGTATTTTGGTTCAGTATAGCAGTCGCTTACGTCATCGTCATCCTGGATGCTCGTTGCCATGTTAACGCGTTTCCATAGGACCTTCCATTTGGCTGCGAGATGTAACCTACTGGGAACGCGTTTCGTCTGTGCCAGCGAGCACCTTAGCAATGCGATTCAGTGGGCTTCCGAGGACGGGAACAGGTAAGAAGGCCTGCGGAGGGATTTCTTTGGATAGGACGAGAAATGTCCCCCCAGTTACCAGAGCGAGGACGAACCAGGGCAGAGGGTAGTGGGAAAAACCGTAGGCAAACGGGAGGTGTTTTGCGACAATCAACACCGTGCAGACCTCTATACCCGCCAGAACCGAATAGCCAAGGCTCTTCCAAGGTATTTCAATCGGTGTTATCCGCCACGCGAACGCGTAGAGTACGCCCGTCTCGACACTCACCCCGAGTGCAAAGGCGCACACAAGCCCCCAGACGCCGAGATGCCAAACCGCCATGGATAGAAGAAGCGCTGACAGACGACTGACATCGCCTGCAAAACCCGCGTAAAGAAGTGCCCGGCTGCGCCCGTGGGCTTGCACAACCGCGCTGAGCGGTGACTGCGCATAAGCGAACAGTGCAAGAGGGGCCATGACGCGAAGGAGGTTTGCGGCCTCTGGGGCGTCGAGCCAACTTGAGAATGTGGGGGCAAAGACGAAGAGCACTAGACTTGCCGGGACTGACAAGATGAACATCGAGCGAACGACCTGTTCTAAAGATGGGCCAAGTGCCTGGCTGCCCTGCGTGGCTCGCCCTCTGGTGAGCGTCGGAAGAAGCGCAGTTGCCAATCCGTCCGCAGCAAACATCGGAAAGTGTAAGAGTGGGATGGCAACTGCTGCGTATTCCGCCAGCCACTGTTGTGCCATAGCAGGGCCAAACTGCAGCGTCAGTAGGTGTTCAGCCATCGGGAGTTCGAGACCGAAGCCTAAGGTTTCAAGCAGCGTCTGCAAGGTCGGTGAAGCAGTCAGACGAAAAATGGTCCGAAGGTCTCGCCAGATGAGCCACTTTTTGCGCGAAACAGTGCTGTTCTGCTCCATCTGTAGTTCTTCCGGCTGTAGTTCTTCCTGCCTGCGCTCAATGAGCGCATGCCAGTAAAGGTTTGCCATCATCCCGAAAATGAGGACCAGCACGGCGACAGTTTCAGCGGCTGTAACAATGGCAACGCCCGCTTCGCCGCCATTCCAGTGCATTCGTTCGAGAAAACGGACAGTCACGGGGTTAATGAGGGCCACTTGAGTAATCGCCCCGCATGCTTGGGCAATGGCCGGCAGCGTATTTTGACCGCGGCCGATGAGCATCCCTCTGAGACTGCCGCCTGTAGGCATAATCAGCAGCAGCGGAACAGAAAAACGCAGTAGACTATCAACCGGGCCAATTCCGAGCAGGGGAATGACAGACAACTTTAAGATAGCGTTCAGAGACAGCACCGTAAGCACCATCGCGCACAGTGTCGCAATCACAACCGTCCATTTTTGCTGACTCGAGAGCCGCTTTGGCATGCCGTCGGCAGCCAACCACCGAGTGAGTGCTGTCGGGAGTCCGACACTGCCAACAGCCGATGCCAGGATGATGAGGGGGAGGGCTGTCCGGAACACTCCGCCGGCATCGAGACCAAACGCCTTCATAAAATGTGCCAAAAAGAAGAGTCCGAGCAGTCGAGAGACAAATTCTGCGAGACTAAACAGCGACGATTTGCCAAACGGAAACGGAATGCTCATACGGACCTCCTTCTCGCGAAACGGATGCAACATCGATTAGCCCGTCATGGTTTATATCTACGTGAGACCATGTCCGAATAGTCAGCGGTAAATAGACACAGTCATTGTCAACGAACCGCACCGATGTGATGAACGAGAACTGAGGACCCTACCAGATGAAATTTCTCCAGACAAAACCGCAGATGAACAAGGAAAATCCTGCGGTCATCCAAATGATGCCGATGTACTTTGCGACGCGGGCCTCTTTGACCAGGTTTTGCGAATGATATCCACGGCGCTCGACAAACACGCTGTAGAGCCCAGTCCCAATCAAGAGCACTGCCGTTATCGAGGGATACATCTGCGTAAAGTCTAGGTAAGCCATGCGAGTCCTCCTGGCGGTCTGTGGATGTTTCGTGTGTGCGATGGGCGTGATGAGTCGGCTCATGGCATTTGCCAAGGGGTAGCCTGGCGTCACTCGTCTTTCATGCCCATTCTGTGGACGCGGGAGCTGACCTCAATCTGCACTTTCAGACTCGGATAAATTTGTTCCCAACCCGCCTTGTTCTTGACTTTAGACTGCCAGTACTGCGGGTTCTTGGCGCGGATGTTTTCGCCAAATCCGAAAATGTCGGCATGATTCTTCTGTGTTTCCTGAATCAATTGTAGACATCCTTGTGCGATATTCCTGTTGATTTCTCTGACCAATTCTTGAATGACCTTTGGGTCTTGCAGGTCCACGCTTGAATCGTCACTTTCTGTCACGTTGGTATCAATGTGCATCGACACCTTGGCCGTCGGTACGTCGTTTTCGATACGAGTGTGATGCGTGCCAAGCGACGAAAGGCACTCAAAATGACTGTTCCGTTGCCGACGTGGTACGGGACGCTGTATCCGGCAGGATTCTCACCCAAAATCTGCATTACGGCCATAATCTGAAATGGTGTGGTGACGCCCACCATCCTGCTTTTGCGGAAATAGGCGAGCCCTTGGATCTTCAAGTTGTTTTCCTGCTTGATGGTGACGTAAGGCAGGTATCCCTCCTGACCATCGCTCGAGGTCAACGTCCAGAAGCGACCGACAAAGACGTTTGGCAGTTTGCCGGAATCCTTGGCCCTATCCATGGTCGCAAGCAAATACAACGTGGGCACGCGCTCCAATGGCGGTGACAAGGCCATTACATCTGATGCACGCTCGTTGGACACCATGAGCCAGGTGGTGCGGCGAATCTCCGGGTTTCTGCGAAAATAGTCGTTGACGGCATCGAGACCTTGTCTGGCGTACGCTTCAGAAACAATAATCATTCGCAGGTGTCCGAGGAATATCCGCTCCGCAACTTGTTGCTGCATCTGAGCGATGGCATCGGCAATATTTTCACCGCGCGACTGTACGCTCCAGACGGCCTTTTCATTCTCCGTACTGCCACCGCCAGCACCGCCACCGGGGCCGAGTGGAATGCGACCAGGGACCGCGATGTGCGCCGTCAGCACGACTTTCGGCTTCACGCGGTTTTGCTCGGGTGGATGCGAGACATCAAGCGGGCCCTTTGCCATGTCTCCGTCCGGAAGGTCAATCGCAAGTCCCAGGACAGTTGCCCTCTGTTCGATTTCTACACGGTCCCAGCACCCGGTCGTAAACGGGACAGTGAGCAGCAGGGCGAGCAGCAACTTCACGACCTTGCTGATTCTGCTTTTCATTCTGTCAACTCAACCCCACGGACCCGCCGGACCAGTGCCACGACCCACAGCACCAGCGGATAACCGAATGTCAAGATGAGCCCATATTGACCTGCTAACGTAATGACTCGGTACAGCTGAACGATGTTCGGAGGCAGCATGGCGATAAAGAAAATGCCCGCCGCAAATGGAAGGGTGAGCATTCGCGAATCCTTGAGTCCAAACGTTTGGCTGACAACCTCAATGGTGATGTAGAAGGTTGAGTAGATGCTGGTAAAGACCGCGATGACCCAGACGGAGATGAAAACGGCGTCGAGGCGTTCGAGGACTTCACCTGGAAGCAGGGTCGTCTTCGCCATTTCAAGGGTTGGCCAGTAAAGCAGTTTGATTTCCTGGGGTCCAAATACAGCCAGAGCCGCTATCATCGTAAATACGTAGACGCCGCCGGATAAACCCATACCAATGATTGTCGCCTTCATGGCTTTGCTGGGACGACGTACCGCTGCGAGGACGATGGCCAAGATGAACCCACCTTGTAGTAACCCTGCCGTGGTCAAACTGCCGACGGCCATAGAAGCAAGCGGTTCGCTGCTCCAAATGGGTTGCAAGTATAAAAAATTTGCGTTCTTCAGGCTCAGAATGCTGATAATGGCGACGGGTGCCATGATGAGCGGGAAATAAAACAAGTGAATATACGAAAACGTGGTGATGCTGTTTCTCGCCGCGATGGCGACGAGCACAATCATGATTAGTGTCGTGATTTCTGTTGGCGTCTTTTGCAGGACCGCAACCACCGATATCTTCCCGAATTCACGCGCAGACAGCGCCGTGAGAATCGCAAAGTAGGCCGCGATGACGAGACTCATGATGGCGGCTGTCCACTTTCCGAGCACCCGCTTGCCGTAGATAGCGATGGACTCGCCGGGGAACCGCAGCCCAAGAATGGTCACCAAGACGGCTCCCGCAAACGCGATGAGCACCCCTATCAGACTGACCAGGGGCGCCCCTGTGCCGCCCGCATCGACGGCGAGCCGCGGGGCAGCCAGCACACCAACCCCGACAGTGCTGCCAAACAGAATGGCGACGACTTCCAGCACGGTGATACTCCGCTTCATCTATCTTCCTCCTTTCCGCGGCCCGTTGAGAATCGATCTACGCTCTTGTTTTGGGGGCGACTTGGCAAACTCAACTGTCGCTTTACTGACCCTACGGTCATTTTCCGGGGACAGTTCCTTCGGTCGGATGGCCATCGTCCAGAGCGGTGCGCGAATCGGTGCGTCCTTCATGCCTTGCCCTTTAAACGGAGCGTAAGGTGACCAGAACGGTACTCCGAACGAACGCAGCGCCAGCATGTGGTTGAGGATGAGAATCATGCCGACCACGATGCCGTAGAGGCCGAACGTCCCTGCGATAAGAATCATGGCGAAGCGCAGAATCCGCAGGGCAATTGCCGCGTTGTATGCGGGTGTGGCAAACGAGCCAATCGTAGTCAGGGCGACGACGACGACGGTGATGGGACTGACAAACCCGGCGGATACAGCAGCTTGCCCCACCACCAACACGCCCACAATCGACAACGCACCGCCGACTTGCTGCGGCAACCGCAGGGTGGCTTCGCGCAGGACCTCCATCGAGATCTCCATGATGAGGACCTCGATGACTGCGGGGAACGGAACGCCTGCGCGGCCACCCGCCACCGCTACTGCAAATTTCGTCGGAATGAGCTCTGGGTTAAACGAAATCACGGCCACGTAGAGGGACGGAAAGACCAGCGAGAACATCAGTGAGACGAGGCGTACCGCCCGCACCAGTGAGCCCATAATCCAGCGCTCCGAATAGTCGTCCATCACCTGATAAAACTGGGTAAACGTCGTCGGGACAATCAGTGCAAAGGGCGTGCCGTCCGTGAGGATGACGACCCGTCCCTCCATCATCGCGGCACAGCACTTGTCCGGGCGTTCCGTGTTTTGAATTTGCGGGAAGGGACTCCAGTGGCTGTCCTCGATGTACTGTTCCAGCGTCCCGGCGTCGAGTACGCCGTCGATGTCCACCTTGCTGAGCCGCTGGTGAGCACGGCGAACGATATCGGGATCGGCGAGGCCTTCGATGTAGCAGACAACCACTTTGGTCTTGGTCAAGCGTCCAATCTCCAAGGATTCCATCCGCAAGTCCGGTGTCTGAAGCCGGTAGCGAATCAGGGACATGTTGACGCCAATCGACTCAATAAAGCCGTCGCGTGACCCACGTATGGCTTGCTCTGTTTCTGGCTGAGCGGGTGTGCGGTGGTCCACCGACCGTGTGGACACGACGATGGCTTCTTTCAACCCCTGAATGAGGATAACGGTATTGCCGCGAAACAGGCCTTCGCCAATCTTCGTAAGGCTGGTCTCCACATAGGCTTCACTGTAAGTGAGGGTCTCACGCATAATCGCCTGAACAACATTTGCACGCTTCATGGACGTGGTAGATTGGTTGGTTTGAAGTAGCGGTTTCAAGATATTTTCATTGACGAGCTCGTTGTTCACGAAATTGGACATGAACAGAACCGTCACTTCGTAGTTTTGGTACACGTTAATACTGCGGGTCGCAAGGTCGTCGTTTTGCCCAAACAAGCTTCGCATGATTTCAATCGTCTGATTGTTATCGCCGGTAATCTTTCGTTCGCCAAGCGCTTCCAGTTGCTTACTTGGGGGAACTGGTAGATTTGACGCTGCCTTTTGTTTCCGTCGATTCCAAAACGGCATATCGCTCCCCCTTTCTGACTCAGGTACAGTTAGGGTGACCGGGACATGGAGAAATATGCGCATCGAGGAAACCGAGGGAATCTGGGCCAATCTAGCTTCTGACGAGTGTCGGAGAGACGGTACCTGCGCCAAGATGGTATGAATGAACCATGGACAACATAGCACAAACGGTTTTGCGGATTGGTCCGTGTGAAGCTGTGGAGAATGTCAGAATTCAAATATCATTTGTCACATAAGGGTTCAAAATTTCAACGAAAGTTCCATGAGGGGGCGTGCTCCATGATTGCCGACAGGGACTCACATCGCATCTTTTCCGGACTCATACTGATTGTTCTCGGCTACGAATGGCTGGTGTCCGGTCTCGATAAGATTCTCAGCGGAGGATTCGTTGCCGGGTTACAGCAAGCGTTAACCGACGCACTCTCGAACATGCAGTTTGCGTTTTACAGCCGTGTCGTGACGGACTACTTTATTCCAAACAGCGAACTGCTTGGATATGTGGTGGAGGTGAGCGAACTGGCCCTCGGGGTGGCGTTTATCAC
The Alicyclobacillus curvatus genome window above contains:
- a CDS encoding endospore germination permease — encoded protein: MKRSITVLEVVAILFGSTVGVGVLAAPRLAVDAGGTGAPLVSLIGVLIAFAGAVLVTILGLRFPGESIAIYGKRVLGKWTAAIMSLVIAAYFAILTALSAREFGKISVVAVLQKTPTEITTLIMIVLVAIAARNSITTFSYIHLFYFPLIMAPVAIISILSLKNANFLYLQPIWSSEPLASMAVGSLTTAGLLQGGFILAIVLAAVRRPSKAMKATIIGMGLSGGVYVFTMIAALAVFGPQEIKLLYWPTLEMAKTTLLPGEVLERLDAVFISVWVIAVFTSIYSTFYITIEVVSQTFGLKDSRMLTLPFAAGIFFIAMLPPNIVQLYRVITLAGQYGLILTFGYPLVLWVVALVRRVRGVELTE
- a CDS encoding polysaccharide biosynthesis C-terminal domain-containing protein, giving the protein MSIPFPFGKSSLFSLAEFVSRLLGLFFLAHFMKAFGLDAGGVFRTALPLIILASAVGSVGLPTALTRWLAADGMPKRLSSQQKWTVVIATLCAMVLTVLSLNAILKLSVIPLLGIGPVDSLLRFSVPLLLIMPTGGSLRGMLIGRGQNTLPAIAQACGAITQVALINPVTVRFLERMHWNGGEAGVAIVTAAETVAVLVLIFGMMANLYWHALIERRQEELQPEELQMEQNSTVSRKKWLIWRDLRTIFRLTASPTLQTLLETLGFGLELPMAEHLLTLQFGPAMAQQWLAEYAAVAIPLLHFPMFAADGLATALLPTLTRGRATQGSQALGPSLEQVVRSMFILSVPASLVLFVFAPTFSSWLDAPEAANLLRVMAPLALFAYAQSPLSAVVQAHGRSRALLYAGFAGDVSRLSALLLSMAVWHLGVWGLVCAFALGVSVETGVLYAFAWRITPIEIPWKSLGYSVLAGIEVCTVLIVAKHLPFAYGFSHYPLPWFVLALVTGGTFLVLSKEIPPQAFLPVPVLGSPLNRIAKVLAGTDETRSQ
- a CDS encoding CBS domain-containing protein — protein: MFQELIDISILDLMTDVNRVACVDPENSLEHALLVLVKSGYSAIPVLDRSSVVQGTISKTLILDSILGLERIEFEHLGEQKVRDAMNKEVTKVRASDAFVRALELAINAPFLCVEDDEGRFLGILTRSAMLNRIHRYVRTELHSSFRPASS
- a CDS encoding ATP-binding cassette domain-containing protein; its protein translation is MRVFLDLMWYFKAHKWKYLSGILVLVVISLVNLIPPQIVGMLVDHIRRHTLTPKLLLEWGVIIIAISLFLYVLRYLWRILLFGSAVRLATQLRNQLYEHFTRMSPEFYHERRIGDLMAHSTNDISAIEQTAMQGIMTFVDSIATGLAVIVTMAISIDWKLTIAALLPLPIIAWSSSYYGRLMHERFTKAQAAFSELNDRVQENISGVRVIKAFGQEEVEKENFRDLSQDVVNKNIAVARIDALFDPTISLVVGISFFLTISVGAVFVTHHDLTIGQLTTFTMYLGQLIWPMLAFGWLFNIVERGHASYDRVRALLATPAAITDRPNAVDEVPSGRIEFSIDSFHYPTQETPLLRDILLQIEPGQTLGIVGRTGSGKTTLFKLLMREFDAADGSIRIGRRIITDYRLDRLREGMAYVPQDHFLFSATIAENIAFARPGATLPEVQAAAKVAAIHDDITQFPAGYATIVGERGVTLSGGQKQRIAIARAILVNAEILILDDCLSAVDAKTEQLILEGLRANRSDRTTLIATHRLSTIEHADFIIVLDGGRIVEQGTHQELIAENGWYKDMYQRQQLESLVEQGGTVR
- a CDS encoding NAD-dependent protein deacylase — protein: MGVPDDAMDTLRQWVRDSSNITVLTGAGISTESGIPDFRSPQGIWADEQLMDAMSKWYLEENPEDFWTKYKYAFLSDDLLRAEPNSAHLALAWLEEQGKRMRIYTQNVDGLHQQAGNRHVYEMHGSVRKAHCPICHRSYDVAHIMAEEVPYCRAYDVKGTDCHYILQPDTVLFGQEVRYFQEAAFSMMESDLVLIVGSSLTVYPVADLPQFAKQGRAKVALVNLERTDFDGLADIVIHGKAGAVLPGLL
- a CDS encoding spore germination protein → MPFWNRRKQKAASNLPVPPSKQLEALGERKITGDNNQTIEIMRSLFGQNDDLATRSINVYQNYEVTVLFMSNFVNNELVNENILKPLLQTNQSTTSMKRANVVQAIMRETLTYSEAYVETSLTKIGEGLFRGNTVILIQGLKEAIVVSTRSVDHRTPAQPETEQAIRGSRDGFIESIGVNMSLIRYRLQTPDLRMESLEIGRLTKTKVVVCYIEGLADPDIVRRAHQRLSKVDIDGVLDAGTLEQYIEDSHWSPFPQIQNTERPDKCCAAMMEGRVVILTDGTPFALIVPTTFTQFYQVMDDYSERWIMGSLVRAVRLVSLMFSLVFPSLYVAVISFNPELIPTKFAVAVAGGRAGVPFPAVIEVLIMEISMEVLREATLRLPQQVGGALSIVGVLVVGQAAVSAGFVSPITVVVVALTTIGSFATPAYNAAIALRILRFAMILIAGTFGLYGIVVGMILILNHMLALRSFGVPFWSPYAPFKGQGMKDAPIRAPLWTMAIRPKELSPENDRRVSKATVEFAKSPPKQERRSILNGPRKGGR
- a CDS encoding DMT family transporter, giving the protein MFTKHPPASSTRLSHGSLDNREMRPDGDGVLTNSQDANLISTDSHYHPQHEHRRNPLFPSLPLFVGVAAVSFSAILIKVCQVPAAAIGMYRLLITVALLSPFTLLSARQRLALRALSKRDLLALVASGLLLGMHFLFWIASLKETSVASSMIITTLQPAFVGIAAYFAFHERLSRQRVISLILALLGTAVIAIGDDARTHVTSHLAGVSLLGSSSALRGDLLSLLGTLCVSGYMLVGQHARARLTSTAYNWSVFFVAGLGLMVYAGMTGVPFHGYRPMDWLWLLLLALVPTLFGHALFNWLLRYVNATTVSVTILGEPIGAILLSAWLLHEPIFAYQMQGGLVTLGGIWLYLYKGSQAKP
- a CDS encoding DUF1292 domain-containing protein, translating into MACSCGKDTCGCSIPQVVSLRDESGAVHSFYISDRVTVMQQEYVLLSGLENSDLVALLRVERQADGTEQYRNIESDAEWMMLQETLFQPR
- a CDS encoding Ger(x)C family spore germination protein; translated protein: MKSRISKVVKLLLALLLTVPFTTGCWDRVEIEQRATVLGLAIDLPDGDMAKGPLDVSHPPEQNRVKPKVVLTAHIAVPGRIPLGPGGGAGGGSTENEKAVWSVQSRGENIADAIAQMQQQVAERIFLGHLRMIIVSEAYARQGLDAVNDYFRRNPEIRRTTWLMVSNERASDVMALSPPLERVPTLYLLATMDRAKDSGKLPNVFVGRFWTLTSSDGQEGYLPYVTIKQENNLKIQGLAYFRKSRMVGVTTPFQIMAVMQILGENPAGYSVPYHVGNGTVILSAFRRLARITLVSKTTYRRPRCRCTLIPT